The Kitasatospora setae KM-6054 genome contains a region encoding:
- a CDS encoding right-handed parallel beta-helix repeat-containing protein: MGELRVRVTQDSASRWRRRGGEYATLREALEVAEPGDTLTLRAGTFREAVLIDKPVSLVAEQGAGSVRIAPPASAVRGGPALTVTAAATVRGLVLEGSDRSAPAVLLADGADGAVLADCRVEAASSVGVELADGARGQLLNCVVENPAGLGVRLRARSRAELVDCELAAAGQSGLAVLGGSRLRAERVKVRRAGGAGVLLADPGTEAELVGCEVSEVRGSGVQAEAQAVGRLFDCAVHRVSGNGLSLDSGAELELSSCRVHDVPENAADLRGGAKLTLRQTTVHGFGRGALSVWDGGTRVLAEGCRFHSAQGDYPALWVSDGAAVELADCALDDLPDALFVLDQGSTATARDCSFSAIRSSAVSVSGGASADLASCRIQGAGTGLWFRDHGSGGLLTDCEISDVATGVIVTKGADPVLRECTVRGASEAGVYVSAQGRGEFDTVRVSQGGGFGFHVIDGCRTRLIRCRAERNARAGFEFSEPGPVAEGCTSDDAAPAVPSAVPSAVPGPAAPAAPPLATLVQHSSSAPAGAAAIAPIPDCRPAEVALAELDSLVGLATVKQEVRTLIDLISVGRARQRAGLKAPSPRRHLVFTGAPGTGKTTVARLYGEILASLGVLQRGHLVEVARLDLVGEHVGSTAIRTAGAFDRARGGVLFIDEAYALAPEDGGRDFGREAIDTLVKLMEDHRDEVVVIVAGYTAEMERFLAANPGLSSRFSRTVTFPDYSAAELLDIARAQAAEHEYRLSEDTEAALLGHFTAIDRSAGFGNGRTARQVFETMVERHASRVAHLPSPTTEDLQLLVPTDLPA, translated from the coding sequence ATGGGTGAGCTCAGGGTCCGGGTCACGCAGGACAGCGCCTCGCGCTGGCGCCGGCGCGGTGGCGAGTACGCGACGCTCCGCGAAGCCCTGGAGGTCGCCGAACCCGGCGACACCCTGACCCTGCGCGCGGGCACCTTCCGCGAGGCGGTGCTGATCGACAAGCCGGTGTCGCTGGTCGCCGAGCAGGGCGCGGGCAGCGTGCGGATCGCGCCGCCGGCCAGCGCGGTGCGCGGCGGCCCGGCGCTGACCGTGACGGCGGCGGCGACCGTCCGGGGCCTGGTGCTGGAGGGCTCCGACCGGTCCGCCCCGGCGGTGCTGCTGGCGGACGGCGCGGACGGCGCGGTGCTGGCGGACTGCCGGGTGGAGGCCGCGTCCTCGGTGGGCGTGGAGCTGGCCGACGGCGCCCGCGGGCAGCTGCTGAACTGCGTGGTGGAGAACCCGGCCGGCCTCGGGGTGCGGCTGCGCGCCCGCTCCCGGGCCGAGCTGGTGGACTGCGAGCTGGCGGCGGCCGGGCAGAGCGGCCTGGCGGTGCTGGGCGGTTCGCGGCTGCGCGCGGAGCGGGTGAAGGTCCGCCGGGCGGGCGGCGCGGGCGTGCTGCTGGCCGATCCGGGGACGGAGGCGGAGCTGGTCGGCTGCGAGGTCTCCGAGGTGCGCGGCTCGGGCGTGCAGGCGGAGGCGCAGGCGGTCGGCCGGCTGTTCGACTGCGCGGTGCACCGGGTGTCCGGCAACGGCCTGAGCCTGGACAGCGGCGCCGAACTGGAGCTGTCCTCCTGCCGGGTGCACGACGTCCCGGAGAACGCGGCCGACCTGCGCGGCGGCGCGAAGCTGACGCTGCGCCAGACCACCGTGCACGGCTTCGGCCGGGGCGCGCTCTCGGTCTGGGACGGCGGCACCCGGGTGCTGGCCGAGGGCTGCCGGTTCCACTCCGCGCAGGGCGACTACCCGGCGCTCTGGGTGAGCGACGGCGCGGCCGTGGAGCTGGCCGACTGCGCGCTGGACGACCTGCCGGACGCGCTGTTCGTCCTCGACCAGGGCTCGACCGCGACCGCCCGGGACTGCTCGTTCAGCGCGATCCGCTCGTCCGCCGTCTCGGTCAGCGGCGGCGCCAGCGCCGACCTGGCGAGCTGCCGGATCCAGGGCGCGGGCACCGGCCTGTGGTTCCGCGACCACGGCTCGGGCGGCCTGCTGACCGACTGCGAGATCTCGGACGTGGCGACCGGCGTGATCGTCACCAAGGGCGCCGACCCGGTGCTGCGCGAGTGCACGGTGCGCGGCGCGAGCGAGGCCGGGGTGTACGTGTCGGCGCAGGGGCGCGGCGAGTTCGACACCGTACGGGTCTCGCAGGGCGGCGGCTTCGGCTTCCACGTGATCGACGGCTGCCGGACCAGGCTGATCCGCTGCCGGGCCGAGCGCAACGCCCGGGCCGGGTTCGAGTTCTCCGAGCCGGGCCCGGTCGCCGAGGGCTGCACCTCGGACGACGCCGCGCCCGCCGTACCGTCCGCCGTACCGTCCGCCGTCCCGGGGCCCGCCGCGCCGGCCGCTCCCCCGCTGGCCACCCTCGTCCAGCACTCCTCGTCCGCTCCGGCCGGGGCCGCCGCGATCGCGCCGATCCCGGACTGCCGGCCCGCCGAGGTGGCGCTGGCCGAGCTCGACTCGCTGGTCGGGCTGGCGACGGTCAAGCAGGAGGTCCGCACCCTGATCGACCTGATCTCGGTCGGCCGGGCCCGGCAGCGGGCCGGCCTGAAGGCGCCCTCGCCCCGCCGCCACCTGGTCTTCACCGGCGCCCCCGGCACCGGCAAGACCACGGTCGCCCGGCTCTACGGCGAGATCCTCGCCTCGCTGGGCGTGCTGCAGCGCGGCCACCTGGTCGAGGTCGCCCGGCTCGACCTGGTCGGCGAGCACGTCGGCTCCACCGCGATCCGCACCGCCGGCGCCTTCGACCGGGCCCGCGGCGGCGTGCTGTTCATCGACGAGGCGTACGCGCTCGCCCCCGAGGACGGCGGCCGGGACTTCGGCCGGGAGGCGATCGACACCCTGGTCAAGCTGATGGAGGACCACCGCGACGAGGTGGTCGTCATCGTGGCCGGCTACACCGCCGAGATGGAGCGCTTCCTGGCCGCCAACCCCGGCCTCTCCTCGCGCTTCTCCCGCACCGTCACCTTCCCCGACTACAGCGCCGCCGAGCTGCTCGACATCGCCCGCGCCCAGGCCGCCGAACACGAGTACCGGCTGTCCGAGGACACCGAGGCCGCCCTGCTCGGCCACTTCACCGCCATCGACCGCTCGGCCGGCTTCGGCAACGGCCGCACCGCCCGCCAGGTCTTCGAGACCATGGTCGAACGCCACGCCTCCCGGGTCGCCCACCTCCCCTCCCCCACCACCGAGGACCTCCAACTCCTCGTCCCCACCGACCTCCCGGCCTGA
- a CDS encoding MerR family transcriptional regulator has protein sequence MRIGQLAARTGTTARAVRHYEQAGLIDARRADNGYRVYGEEAVVRVRNIRALLAVGLTLDDVRAFLPCLDGDVTGHRPTDRTLAVARDRLAVLDRRIAEQTALRDRLAAALAAHRP, from the coding sequence GTGAGGATCGGTCAACTGGCCGCCCGGACCGGCACCACCGCCCGGGCCGTGCGGCACTACGAGCAGGCGGGGCTGATCGACGCCCGGCGCGCCGACAACGGCTACCGGGTCTACGGCGAGGAGGCGGTCGTCCGGGTCCGCAACATCCGGGCGCTGCTCGCCGTCGGCCTCACCCTCGACGACGTCCGCGCCTTCCTGCCCTGCCTGGACGGCGACGTCACCGGCCACCGGCCCACCGACCGCACCCTCGCGGTGGCCCGCGACCGGCTGGCCGTCCTCGACCGCCGGATCGCCGAACAGACCGCCCTGCGCGACCGCCTCGCCGCCGCGCTGGCCGCCCACCGGCCCTGA
- a CDS encoding SDR family oxidoreductase: MSADLSGRRLVVIGAGSRTGRRLARTASAAGAELVLAGPDPRKLEWTAGELAGPATVLPVDLTEEASIEALAARLGRFDHLVSTAAVPANGPLAELEPAAVRRAFDAKVIGPLLLAKHLAGQIAADGSLTFFSGVAAWRPVPGRTVMATTNGALAFLVRALAVEIAPVRVNAVSPGIVDTGSWDGLGADKAAFLASVAARNPARRVGTTDDLVKAVLHAIDNPYVTGTVLHVDGGARLV; encoded by the coding sequence ATGTCCGCAGACCTGTCCGGCCGCCGCCTGGTCGTCATCGGCGCCGGCTCCCGCACCGGCCGCCGGCTCGCCCGCACCGCCTCCGCCGCCGGCGCCGAACTCGTGCTGGCCGGCCCCGACCCGCGCAAGCTGGAGTGGACCGCCGGCGAACTGGCCGGACCGGCCACCGTGCTGCCCGTCGACCTCACCGAGGAAGCCTCGATCGAGGCGCTGGCCGCCCGGCTCGGCCGCTTCGACCACCTGGTCTCCACCGCCGCGGTGCCCGCCAACGGGCCGCTCGCCGAGCTCGAACCCGCCGCCGTGCGACGGGCGTTCGACGCCAAGGTGATCGGCCCGCTGCTGCTCGCCAAGCACCTCGCCGGGCAGATCGCCGCCGACGGCTCGCTCACCTTCTTCTCCGGCGTCGCCGCCTGGCGCCCCGTCCCCGGCCGCACCGTGATGGCCACCACCAACGGCGCCCTCGCCTTCCTGGTCCGGGCCCTCGCCGTCGAGATCGCCCCGGTCCGGGTCAACGCGGTCTCCCCCGGCATCGTCGACACCGGCTCCTGGGACGGCCTCGGCGCCGACAAGGCCGCCTTCCTCGCCTCGGTCGCCGCCCGCAACCCGGCCCGCCGGGTCGGCACCACCGACGACCTGGTCAAGGCCGTCCTGCACGCCATCGACAACCCGTACGTCACCGGCACCGTCCTGCACGTCGACGGCGGCGCCCGGCTGGTCTGA
- a CDS encoding LysR family transcriptional regulator — protein MATLRQLAYLAAVVDTGSFTRAAELLHVTQPALSHQVRALEGSLGGPLLERLPRAVRLTPLGRAVLPHARAVLADAERLHAAARRAGGLVEAELEVAAVHSVALGLLPPVLRAWRARYPGVRIRLREYPHAELLRAATAAGRADLAVGPLPDDWDGPVRELGVEEFALVLPPDDPLAGTPGGVLPLAALADRDWVHYAPGHGLAEVLDAACARAGFTPRPAVRTEQTSAAPALAAAGLGPTLVPASVLPAGLDAAVLRPDPPVRRALAAYTRTRPDRLTTAFTDLLAEVSTR, from the coding sequence ATGGCAACGCTTCGCCAGTTGGCGTACCTGGCCGCCGTGGTCGACACCGGCTCGTTCACCCGGGCCGCCGAGCTGCTGCACGTCACCCAGCCCGCGCTCTCGCACCAGGTACGGGCGCTGGAGGGCTCGTTGGGCGGCCCGCTGCTGGAGCGGCTGCCGCGCGCGGTCCGGCTGACGCCGCTCGGCCGGGCCGTCCTCCCGCACGCCCGGGCGGTCCTCGCCGACGCCGAGCGGCTGCACGCGGCGGCCCGCCGGGCGGGCGGCCTGGTGGAGGCCGAACTGGAGGTCGCGGCCGTCCACTCGGTGGCGCTCGGCCTCCTGCCGCCGGTACTGCGGGCCTGGCGGGCCCGGTACCCGGGGGTCAGGATCCGGCTGCGCGAGTACCCGCACGCGGAGCTGCTGCGGGCCGCGACGGCGGCCGGCCGGGCGGACCTCGCGGTCGGGCCGCTGCCGGACGACTGGGACGGCCCCGTACGGGAGTTGGGCGTCGAGGAGTTCGCCCTGGTGCTGCCGCCGGACGACCCGCTGGCCGGGACGCCCGGCGGGGTCCTGCCGCTGGCCGCGCTCGCCGACCGGGACTGGGTGCACTACGCGCCCGGGCACGGCCTGGCCGAGGTGCTGGACGCCGCCTGCGCCCGGGCCGGCTTCACCCCGCGCCCGGCCGTCCGCACCGAGCAGACCTCCGCCGCCCCGGCCCTGGCCGCCGCCGGCCTCGGCCCGACCCTGGTGCCCGCCTCCGTCCTCCCCGCCGGGCTGGACGCCGCCGTCCTGCGCCCCGACCCGCCGGTGCGCCGCGCCCTGGCCGCCTACACCCGCACCCGCCCGGACCGGCTGACCACCGCGTTCACCGACCTGCTCGCCGAGGTCTCGACGCGCTGA
- a CDS encoding TetR/AcrR family transcriptional regulator, with translation MAIKERRARERAEREQLIVRTARELAEAEGWDAVTTRRLAERIEYSQPVLYSHFAGKDAIVAAVAVEGCAELATLLRAAAADVPDPRAAFAAVARAYLAFAEANPALYDAIFTLPSTLPFGTPEAPAPLHAAFAAIAEPATRSANAAGHDPGGYTELAWSALHGMVTLARTGRLRPDLDQPRIDAFTAVF, from the coding sequence ATGGCTATCAAGGAACGCCGGGCGCGCGAACGCGCCGAACGGGAACAGCTGATCGTCCGCACCGCCCGCGAACTCGCCGAGGCCGAGGGCTGGGACGCCGTCACCACCCGCCGCCTCGCCGAACGCATCGAGTACAGCCAGCCCGTCCTCTACAGCCACTTCGCCGGCAAGGACGCGATCGTCGCCGCCGTCGCCGTCGAAGGCTGCGCCGAACTCGCCACCCTGCTCCGGGCCGCCGCCGCCGACGTCCCCGACCCCCGGGCGGCCTTCGCCGCCGTCGCCCGCGCCTACCTCGCCTTCGCCGAGGCCAACCCCGCCCTCTACGACGCGATCTTCACCCTCCCCAGCACCCTCCCCTTCGGCACCCCCGAAGCCCCCGCCCCCCTGCACGCCGCCTTCGCCGCCATCGCCGAACCCGCCACCCGCAGCGCCAACGCCGCCGGCCACGACCCCGGCGGCTACACCGAACTCGCCTGGTCCGCCCTGCACGGCATGGTCACCCTCGCCCGCACCGGCCGCCTCCGCCCCGACCTCGACCAGCCCCGCATCGACGCCTTCACCGCCGTCTTCTGA
- a CDS encoding DUF4267 domain-containing protein, whose protein sequence is MSALTSTTTSTGTAVREPSGRLRVNLATVFTVLVALGIGYVGVSYLFAPEQTASGFGMPVWPRGEAADFLTVKGVRDVVSGLVPLALLLTGHRRALGWALLAESVTPFGDATTILLHHGSTATAFGVHAATAVFVVVTAALLLTERRAGNGRN, encoded by the coding sequence ATGTCCGCACTCACCAGCACCACGACCAGCACCGGCACCGCCGTCCGCGAGCCCAGCGGCCGCCTGCGCGTCAACCTCGCCACCGTGTTCACGGTCCTGGTCGCGCTCGGCATCGGCTACGTCGGCGTCAGCTACCTGTTCGCCCCGGAGCAGACCGCCTCCGGCTTCGGGATGCCGGTCTGGCCGCGGGGCGAGGCCGCCGACTTCCTGACCGTGAAGGGCGTCCGGGACGTCGTCTCCGGCCTCGTCCCGCTGGCCCTGCTGCTGACCGGCCACCGCCGGGCGCTCGGCTGGGCGCTGCTCGCCGAGTCGGTGACGCCGTTCGGCGACGCCACCACCATCCTGCTGCACCACGGCAGCACCGCGACGGCCTTCGGCGTGCACGCCGCCACCGCCGTCTTCGTGGTGGTCACGGCCGCCCTGC